In the Setaria italica strain Yugu1 chromosome VI, Setaria_italica_v2.0, whole genome shotgun sequence genome, one interval contains:
- the LOC101767246 gene encoding AT-rich interactive domain-containing protein 4 isoform X1, whose product MSQIQSTSRHNSVLLAVLCRKFAEKQQTPARLAPEPKRVRRSYPFPELVSSGRLEVHTLINPSVEQFREAQQAVQPNLLYLQGQQLENEEIGSLVWGDTDLSDLQTFSSLISPPFPTIVYLEVPIGEKLAQSLHSQGIPYVIYWRNSFSMYAASHFRQALMSVIQSSCSHTWDAFQLAHASFRLYCVRNNHVQSVKLGPRLLGDAPKINIVPSENEVDEEEGGSEASLAIKIHDEDVNMKVLVCGLPCTLDACLLGALEDGLNALLNIEIRGSKLQNRVSAAPPPLQAETLSHGVVTMRCDITTCSSSHVSLLVSGSAQTCFDDQLLESHIKNEIIEKSQLVHALSNGEDNKPSSAEPLSSMCLACGASTFEVWMALPKWAAKVLKHLAPEISYRSLVALGIACVNGTPVSSFDRQDADRLLFFCSNQCKDQDIQNGPYAHLSRWSASLTKDRITGSLESKQISSGTNGVTEDRKHLTEGSSLSSLKPRLKPATMRPLPHSPKQQMHLFMGLPQSIIHDASQVKPSLPAPPPVKHSVVPVVPATQRKSSYGPPRVQPSVPLMNPLPMKKHGCDRLPIRICSEGDFLKDVMQFLLQRGHTRLIPQGGLAEFPDAVLNTKRLDLYNLYKEVVSRGGFYVGNGINWKGQVFSKMSNHTVTNKMTGVGNTLKRHYETYLLEYELAHDDVDGECCLICHSSALGDWVNCGLCGEWAHFGCDRRQGLGTFKDYAKTDGLEYICPQCSLAKNKKPPLPVRVGNGFVASADSAP is encoded by the exons ATGTCTCAAATCCAGAGCACCTCGAGGCATAACAGCGTGCTCCTCGCCGTGCTATGCAGGAAGTTTGCCGAGAAGCAGCAGACGCCGGCTCGCCTTGCACCCGAGCCGAAGCGGGTGCGCCGGTCGTATCCCTTCCCGGAGCTTGTCTCATCTGGGAGATTGGAG GTGCACACGCTGATTAATCCCTCGGTGGAGCAATTTAGAGAGGCGCAGCAGGCGGTGCAACCTAACTTGTTGTATCTTCAGGGGCAGCAGCTTGAGAATGAGGAGATAGGTTCACTTGTCTGGGGCGATACTGATTTATCTGACCTGCAGACGTTTAGCTCACTCATCAGTCCACCATTTCCCACCATA GTTTATTTGGAAGTTCCTATAGGGGAAAAGCTTGCCCAGTCACTTCATTCACAG GGAATACCATATGTAATATATTGGAGGAATTCATTTTCAATGTATGCAGCATCTCATTTTCGCCAGGCATTAATGTCAGTCATTCAAAG TTCCTGCAGCCATACATGGGATGCATTTCAACTTGCACATGCCTCATTTCGACTGTACTGTGTAAGAAATAATCATGTTCAAAGTGTTAAGCTTGGCCCTCGCCTACTTGGGGATGCTCCAAAGATAAATATCGTCCCTTCTGAGAATGAAGTGGATGAGGAAGAAGGTGGTTCTGAAGCTTCTCTTGCTATAAAAATACATGATGAAGATGTGAACATGAAAGTTCTTGTCTGTGGATTGCCATGTACCTTG GATGCATGTTTGTTGGGCGCATTGGAGGATGGTTTGAATGCTTTGTTGAATATTGAG ATTCGTGGGAGTAAACTTCAGAACAGAGTCAG TGCTGCTCCTCCGCCTCTACAAGCTGAAACTCTTTCACATGGGGTTGTCACAATGCGCTGTGATATCACAACTTGCAGTTCTTCGCATGTGTCACTTCTTGTTTCTGGTAGTGCTCAAACTTGTTTTGATGATCAG CTCTTAGAGAGCCATATCAAGAATGAAATTATTGAGAAGAGCCAGCTAGTTCATGCTCTATCGAATGGTGAGGATAACAAGCCATCTTCAGCTGAGCCTTTGTCTTCCATGTGCTTGGCTTGTGGAGCTTCTACTTTTGAAGTCTGGATGGCCCTGCCTAAATGGGCAGCAAAG GTTTTGAAACATCTTGCGCCAGAAATCTCCTACAGAAGCTTGGTTGCACTTGGAATTGCTTGTGTAAATGGCACACCAGTGTCTTCATTTGATAGGCAGGATGCAGATcgtcttcttttcttttgctctAACCAGTGCAAAGATCAAGATATTCAAAATGGTCCCTATGCCCATCTATCACGATGGTCGGCGTCCCTTACTAAGGATAGAATCACTGGAAGTCTCGAGTCAAAACAAATTTCATCTGGCACAAATGGAGTTACAGAGGACAGGAAGCATCTTACTGAAGGGTCTTCCCTATCATCGTTGAAGCCAAGGTTGAAGCCTGCAACAATGAGACCCCTTCCCCACTCTCCCAAGCAACAAATGCATCTCTTTATGGGTTTACCTCAATCTATCATTCATGATGCTAGTCAAGTTAAGCCTAGCTTGCCAGCTCCTCCACCTGTAAAGCATAGTGTGGTACCTGTTGTCCCAGCCACTCAAAGAAAATCATCATATGGGCCGCCACGTGTTCAACCATCAGTTCCATTGATGAATCCTCTGCCAATGAAGAAACATGGGTGCGATCGGTTGCCTATCCGTATTTGCTCTGAA GGAGACTTCTTGAAAGATGTCATGCAGTTTCTACTTCAGAGGGGCCACACCCGACTCATACCTCAAGGGGGACTGGCAGAATTTCCTGATGCAGTCCTAAATACAAAGCGCCTTGATTTATATAATTTATACAAAGAG GTGGTATCCCGAGGTGGCTTTTATGTAGGTAATGGCATAAATTGGAAAGGTCAAGTCTTTTCAAAGATGAGCAACCATACAGTTACAAACAAAATGACG GGTGTTGGGAACACACTAAAGAGGCATTATGAGACATATTTGCTGGAATATGAACTTGCACATGATGACGTCGATGGGGAGTGTTGCTTGATTTGCCACAG TAGTGCTCTGGGCGATTGGGTGAACTGTGGGTTATGTGGAGAATGGGCCCACTTTGGCTGTGATAGACGGCAAGGGCTGGGCACTTTCAAG GACTATGCGAAGACAGATGGGCTGGAATACATTTGCCCCCAGTGTAGCCTTGCGAAAAACAAGAAGCCACCACTTCCCGTTAGAGTAGGCAATGGCTTTGTGGCATCAGCAGATTCTGCACCATGA
- the LOC101767246 gene encoding AT-rich interactive domain-containing protein 4 isoform X2, whose product MSQIQSTSRHNSVLLAVLCRKFAEKQQTPARLAPEPKRVRRSYPFPELVSSGRLEVHTLINPSVEQFREAQQAVQPNLLYLQGQQLENEEIGSLVWGDTDLSDLQTFSSLISPPFPTIVYLEVPIGEKLAQSLHSQGIPYVIYWRNSFSMYAASHFRQALMSVIQSSCSHTWDAFQLAHASFRLYCVRNNHVQSVKLGPRLLGDAPKINIVPSENEVDEEEGGSEASLAIKIHDEDVNMKVLVCGLPCTLDACLLGALEDGLNALLNIEIRGSKLQNRVSAAPPPLQAETLSHGVVTMRCDITTCSSSHVSLLVSGSAQTCFDDQLLESHIKNEIIEKSQLVHALSNGEDNKPSSAEPLSSMCLACGASTFEVWMALPKWAAKVLKHLAPEISYRSLVALGIACVNGTPVSSFDRQDADRLLFFCSNQCKDQDIQNGPYAHLSRWSASLTKDRITGSLESKQISSGTNGVTEDRKHLTEGSSLSSLKPRLKPATMRPLPHSPKQQMHLFMGLPQSIIHDASQVKPSLPAPPPVKHSVVPVVPATQRKSSYGPPRVQPSVPLMNPLPMKKHGCDRLPIRICSEGDFLKDVMQFLLQRGHTRLIPQGGLAEFPDAVLNTKRLDLYNLYKEVVSRGGFYVGNGINWKGQVFSKMSNHTVTNKMTLTSLELFPSIWKRCFNFCTASAII is encoded by the exons ATGTCTCAAATCCAGAGCACCTCGAGGCATAACAGCGTGCTCCTCGCCGTGCTATGCAGGAAGTTTGCCGAGAAGCAGCAGACGCCGGCTCGCCTTGCACCCGAGCCGAAGCGGGTGCGCCGGTCGTATCCCTTCCCGGAGCTTGTCTCATCTGGGAGATTGGAG GTGCACACGCTGATTAATCCCTCGGTGGAGCAATTTAGAGAGGCGCAGCAGGCGGTGCAACCTAACTTGTTGTATCTTCAGGGGCAGCAGCTTGAGAATGAGGAGATAGGTTCACTTGTCTGGGGCGATACTGATTTATCTGACCTGCAGACGTTTAGCTCACTCATCAGTCCACCATTTCCCACCATA GTTTATTTGGAAGTTCCTATAGGGGAAAAGCTTGCCCAGTCACTTCATTCACAG GGAATACCATATGTAATATATTGGAGGAATTCATTTTCAATGTATGCAGCATCTCATTTTCGCCAGGCATTAATGTCAGTCATTCAAAG TTCCTGCAGCCATACATGGGATGCATTTCAACTTGCACATGCCTCATTTCGACTGTACTGTGTAAGAAATAATCATGTTCAAAGTGTTAAGCTTGGCCCTCGCCTACTTGGGGATGCTCCAAAGATAAATATCGTCCCTTCTGAGAATGAAGTGGATGAGGAAGAAGGTGGTTCTGAAGCTTCTCTTGCTATAAAAATACATGATGAAGATGTGAACATGAAAGTTCTTGTCTGTGGATTGCCATGTACCTTG GATGCATGTTTGTTGGGCGCATTGGAGGATGGTTTGAATGCTTTGTTGAATATTGAG ATTCGTGGGAGTAAACTTCAGAACAGAGTCAG TGCTGCTCCTCCGCCTCTACAAGCTGAAACTCTTTCACATGGGGTTGTCACAATGCGCTGTGATATCACAACTTGCAGTTCTTCGCATGTGTCACTTCTTGTTTCTGGTAGTGCTCAAACTTGTTTTGATGATCAG CTCTTAGAGAGCCATATCAAGAATGAAATTATTGAGAAGAGCCAGCTAGTTCATGCTCTATCGAATGGTGAGGATAACAAGCCATCTTCAGCTGAGCCTTTGTCTTCCATGTGCTTGGCTTGTGGAGCTTCTACTTTTGAAGTCTGGATGGCCCTGCCTAAATGGGCAGCAAAG GTTTTGAAACATCTTGCGCCAGAAATCTCCTACAGAAGCTTGGTTGCACTTGGAATTGCTTGTGTAAATGGCACACCAGTGTCTTCATTTGATAGGCAGGATGCAGATcgtcttcttttcttttgctctAACCAGTGCAAAGATCAAGATATTCAAAATGGTCCCTATGCCCATCTATCACGATGGTCGGCGTCCCTTACTAAGGATAGAATCACTGGAAGTCTCGAGTCAAAACAAATTTCATCTGGCACAAATGGAGTTACAGAGGACAGGAAGCATCTTACTGAAGGGTCTTCCCTATCATCGTTGAAGCCAAGGTTGAAGCCTGCAACAATGAGACCCCTTCCCCACTCTCCCAAGCAACAAATGCATCTCTTTATGGGTTTACCTCAATCTATCATTCATGATGCTAGTCAAGTTAAGCCTAGCTTGCCAGCTCCTCCACCTGTAAAGCATAGTGTGGTACCTGTTGTCCCAGCCACTCAAAGAAAATCATCATATGGGCCGCCACGTGTTCAACCATCAGTTCCATTGATGAATCCTCTGCCAATGAAGAAACATGGGTGCGATCGGTTGCCTATCCGTATTTGCTCTGAA GGAGACTTCTTGAAAGATGTCATGCAGTTTCTACTTCAGAGGGGCCACACCCGACTCATACCTCAAGGGGGACTGGCAGAATTTCCTGATGCAGTCCTAAATACAAAGCGCCTTGATTTATATAATTTATACAAAGAG GTGGTATCCCGAGGTGGCTTTTATGTAGGTAATGGCATAAATTGGAAAGGTCAAGTCTTTTCAAAGATGAGCAACCATACAGTTACAAACAAAATGACG TTAACATCCTTAGAGCTATTTCCCAGCATATGGAAAAGATGTTTCAATTTTTGCACAGCTTCAGCTATTATATGA
- the LOC101766413 gene encoding conserved oligomeric Golgi complex subunit 3: protein MATTPAPASALPKSGAVSKGYNFASTWEQNAPLTEQQKAAIAALSHAVAERPFPANLEKSSGKDGGAAVPEKESALEEAGAMDAVLVNTHQFYKWFAELESAMKSETEEKYRLYENTLEERVNTCDGILKQVDDTLNLFEELQSLHSSVATKTKTLHDACDQLLVEKQRLIEFAEALRSRLNYFDELENVSSSFYSQNMSIGNEQFLPLLKRLDDCISYVENNPQYAESAVYLVKFRQLQSRALGMIRSHVLSILKGASSQVQAAIRGSDSGKNIVTEGIEASLIYVRFKAAASELKPILGEIESRSSRKEYAQILSECHNLFCEQRLYLVRGMVQQRISEFARKEALPSLTRSGCAYLMEACQFEHQLFAHFFPSSAADVSSMAPLMEPLCTYLYDTLRPRLIYEGNIDSLCELVDILKVEVLGEQLSRRGESVASLRPILQRILADVHERLAFCARTHIREEIANFRPTDEDLDYPGKLERSVDTSSSATVGDNSDVYLTWYRPLEKTVSCLSKLYRCLEPSVFTGLAQDAVEVCSTSLQSASKVISKKATPMDGQLFLIKHLLILREQIAPFDIEFSVTHKELDFSHLLDHLRRILRGQVSLFDWSRSTSLARTFSPRVLENQIDARKELEKSLKATCEEFIMSITKLVVDPMLSFVTKVTAVKVALSSGSQGQKLDSVLAKPLKTQAFASPDKVAELVQKVATAIQEDLPKVMTKMRLYLQNPSTRMILFKPIKTNIVEAHIQLQSLLKSEYSTEEMQSISMLPIPDLQSQLDSLL from the exons atggcgacgacgccggcgccggcatccGCGCTGCCCAAGTCGGGGGCGGTCTCCAAGGGCTACAACTTCGCCTCCACTTGGGAGCAG AATGCGCCGCTCACGGAGCAGCAGAAGGCCGCGATCGCCGCGCTCTcccacgccgtcgccgagcgGCCGTTCCCGGCGAACCTG GAAAAGAGTTCAGGGAAGGATGGAGGTGCGGCTGTTCCAGAGAAAGAGTCTGCTTTAGAAGAGGCTGGTGCCATGGATGCGGTCTTGGTGAATACACATCAG TTTTACAAGTGGTTTGCAGAACTGGAGTCTGCTATGAAATCTGAG ACAGAGGAAAAGTATCGTCTCTATGAGAATACATTAGAGGAGCGTGTCAACACATGTGACGGTATCCTTAAGCAA GTTGATGATACATTGAACTTATTTGAAGAACTGCAGTCTTTGCACTCGAGTGTTGCCACGAAGACAAAAACTTTGCATGATGCTTGTGACCAACTG TTGGTTGAGAAACAAAGGCTGATTGAGTTTGCAGAGGCACTTCGAAGTAGGCTCAACTACTTTGATGAATTGGAAAAT GTCTCAAGCAGCTTTTATTCTCAAAATATGAGCATTGGAAATGAACAGTTTCTCCCTCTGTTGAAGCGACTTGATGATTGTATCTC ATATGTTGAAAACAACCCACAATATGCTGAATCTGCTGTTTACTTGGTCAAGTTTCGCCAACTTCAA TCTCGTGCATTGGGTATGATTCGCTCACATGTGCTGTCAATACTTAAAGGTGCTTCATCCCAG GTTCAAGCTGCAATTCGAGGCAGCGATTCTGGCAAAAACATTGTCACAGAGGGTATTGAGGCATCTCTTATCTATGTTCGCTTCAAGGCGGCTGCTAGTGAG CTAAAACCAATATTAGGTGAAATTGAAAGTAGATCTTCTAGAAAGGAGTACGCGCAGATTCTTTCTGAGTGTCACAATTTGTTTTGCGAGCAGCGGCTGTACTTG GTACGAGGCATGGTGCAGCAACGAATCTCGGAGTTTGCAAGAAAAGAGGCCTTACCATCTTTAACAAGGTCTGGTTGTGCCTATCTGATGGAG GCATGCCAGTTTGAGCATCAGCTTTTTGCTCACTTCTTCCCATCATCTGCTGCAGATGTTTCAAGTATGGCTCCTTTAATGGAGCCCCT GTGCACATATTTGTATGATACTCTGAGGCCTAGACTGATATATGAAGGAAATATTGATTCTCTCTGCGAACTTGTTGATATTCTGAAAGTTGAAGTGCTGGGAGAACAACTAAGTAGACGTGGTGAATCAGTTGCCAGTCTCCGTCCAATATTGCAGAGGATACTTGCTGATGTTCATGAGCGGCTAGCATTTTGTGCTCGGACTCATATCCGTGAGGAG ATTGCAAATTTCCGCCCTACTGATGAAGATCTGGATTATCCTGGAAAGCTCGAGCGATCTGTGGATACGTCTTCAAGTGCTACT GTTGGTGACAACTCAGATGTGTACCTGACATGGTACAGGCCATTGGAGAAAACAGTTTCATGCCTATCAAAGCTATATCGCTGCTTAGAGCCTTCTGTCTTCACTGGATTAGCCCAG GACGCTGTAGAGGTTTGCTCAACATCTCTTCAG AGTGCAAGCAAGGTCATCTCAAAGAAAGCAACCCCAATGGATGGCCAGCTTTTTCTGATTAAGCACCTCCTCATTCTAAGGGAACAG ATTGCTCCATTTGATATTGAGTTCTCTGTCACGCACAAGGAGCTGGATTTTTCCCATTTGTTG GATCACCTAAGAAGGATTCTCAGGGGTCAGGTCTCATTGTTTGATTGGTCAAGGTCAACATCACTAGCTAGGACCTTTTCTCCTCGTGTTTTGGAGAATCAAATTGATGCCAGAAAA GAGTTGGAGAAAAGCCTTAAAGCTACCTGTGAAGAGTTTATAATGTCCATCACTAAATTAGTAGTGGACCCAATGCTCTCTTTTGTTACTAAG GTAACTGCCGTCAAAGTTGCATTGTCCTCTGGTAGCCAGGGTCAGAAGTTGGATTCTGTTCTAGCAAAACCCCTGAAGACTCAAGCTTTTGCTTCTCCTGATAAAGTTGCAGAGTTAGTTCAAAAG GTTGCCACCGCTATTCAAGAAGATCTGCCCAAAGTAATGACCAAGATGAGGTTGTATTTGCAAAATCCATCTACTAGGATGATCTTATTCAAACCTATCAA GACAAATATAGTGGAGGCTCATATACAGCTGCAATCCCTTCTGAAGTCGGAATACTCGACTGAGGAAATGCAATCTATCAGCATGTTGCCGATACCTGATTTGCAGTCTCAGCTTGACAGCCTTTTGTAG
- the LOC101766833 gene encoding uncharacterized protein LOC101766833, whose protein sequence is MLPRRQSIFHLGEEGGAAVHHHRVGVVGAAAMAGANGRRARERERLVVGLQILVHHQHHHHHHNQHHSHGRHAHAANIVLKQVVRPRSAAASRHGAVSCSFLKACSLCRRDLSPSKDVYMYRGDQGFCSEECRWEQILVDEARERQAAGSKERQRRGQAHHHSPHRTPNRGRPPPRKTLAVA, encoded by the exons ATGCTCCCGAGAAGGCAGAGCATCTTCCACCTCGGGGAGGAGGGTGGCGCCGccgtccaccaccaccgcgtcggcgtcgtcggcgcggccgccatggccggAGCCAACGGCCGGCGCGCCCGCGAGCGTGAGCGCCTCGTCGTCGGGCTCCAGATCCTGGTGCACCACcagcatcaccaccaccaccacaaccagcATCACAGCCATGGCCGGCACGCGCACGCGGCGAACATCGTCTTGAAGCAGGTGGTGCgtccccgctccgccgccgcctcgcgccaCGGCGCCGTGTCGTGCAGCTTCCTCAAGGCTTGCTCCCTCTGCCGGCGGGACCTCAGCCCTAGCAAGGACGTCTACATGTATAG AGGAGACCAGGGCTTCTGCAGCGAGGAGTGCCGGTGGGAGCAGATCCTGGTGGACGAGGCGCGCGAGCGCCAGGCGGCGGGCAGcaaggagcggcagcggcgaggccAGGCTCACCACCACAGCCCCCACCGCACGCCCAACCGGGgcaggccgccgccgaggaagaCACTTGCCGTAGCCTAG
- the LOC101759794 gene encoding transcription factor MYB1: MAAECGEGKADCKKTPWSAEEDEALRAAVREHGRQNWAAIAGAVAGRGAKSCRLRWCQHLAPELDSRPFTPEEDARIVEQQRVHGNKWATIARYLHGRSDNAVKNRWNSALRKMQPAAAAQEDAADAAEDQQAAAPACLDLFPLRAGEMREATAADRLGVRAQGEVEEDVASIGLTLGSPGLSDAELELSLGPVRPSSNLGVGEAASFRLFL, encoded by the coding sequence atGGCGGCGGAGTGCGGCGAGGGCAAGGCGGACTGCAAGAAGACGCCGTGGAgtgcggaggaggacgaggcgctgcgggcggcggtgcgggagcACGGGCGGCAGAACTGGGCGGCGATCGCGGGCGCGGTGGCCGGGCGCGGCGCCAAGTCGTGCCGGCTGCGGTGGTGCCAGCACCTGGCGCCGGAGCTGGACAGCCGCCCCTTCACGCCCGAGGAGGACGCGCGCATCGTGGAGCAGCAGCGCGTGCACGGCAACAAGTGGGCCACCATCGCGCGCTACCTCCACGGCCGGTCCGACAACGCCGTCAAGAACCGCTGGAACTCCGCCCTCCGCAAGATgcagcctgccgccgccgcgcaggaGGACGCTGCCGATGCCGCCGAGGACCAGCAGGCGGCGGCCCCGGCGTGCCTCGATCTGTTCCCGTTGAGGGCTGGGGAGATGAGGGAGGCGACTGCGGCGGATCGGTTGGGCGTTCGGGCgcagggggaggtggaggaggacgtGGCGTCCATCGGCCTTACGCTGGGGTCGCCGGGGCTCAGCGACGCAGAGCTGGAACTGAGCCTGGGACCCGTGCGGCCGTCGTCGAATCTTGGAGTTGGAGAAGCGGCTTCCTTCCGGCTGTTTCTCTGA